The region CTTCGTGACGCCCGAGGGCCGGATGCGGATGAGCATCCACTCGTTCCTGGTCGAGACGCCGCGGACCCGGATCGTCGTCGACACCGGGCTGGGCAACGACAAACCGCGCGCGGTGCCGCACTGGAGCCGTCTGCGGGGCGGCTTCCTCGACGAGATGGGGGCGACCGGGTGGCCGCCGTCGAGCGTGCAGCGGGTGATCCACACGCACCTGCACATCGACCACGTCGGCTGGAACACGGTGCTCGTCGACGGCGCGTGGGTGCCGACGTTCCCGCAGGCCAGGCACCTGATGGTGCGCGCGGACTTCGAGCACTGGCAGGCCGAGGCCGCCCGCACGGACGACGACCGTCCCGGCTGGCTCCGCGCGATGACCGACGTCGCGGCGGTCTGGGCGGACTCGATCGCGCCGGTCGCCGAGGCGGGCCTGGTGGACCTCGTCGAGCCGGATGCCCAGGTCGACCCGTACGTCCGGCTGGTGCCGACGCCCGGGCACACGCCCGGCCACGTGAGCGTGCTCGTCGAGTCCCGCGGGGAGTCCGCGGTGATCACCGGCGACCTCGTGCACTTCCCGTGCCAGATCGCGCGGCCGCACTGGACGTCGATGCTGGA is a window of Pseudonocardia sp. T1-2H DNA encoding:
- a CDS encoding MBL fold metallo-hydrolase gives rise to the protein MTITKIVELEDEVPPGRAGIAGIEPDELADLPWLVPDFVTPEGRMRMSIHSFLVETPRTRIVVDTGLGNDKPRAVPHWSRLRGGFLDEMGATGWPPSSVQRVIHTHLHIDHVGWNTVLVDGAWVPTFPQARHLMVRADFEHWQAEAARTDDDRPGWLRAMTDVAAVWADSIAPVAEAGLVDLVEPDAQVDPYVRLVPTPGHTPGHVSVLVESRGESAVITGDLVHFPCQIARPHWTSMLDCDHAAGTSAREEFLARFADSGTLVLGTHFPDPTAGHVVRDGAGYRFET